aagggtcggaactgtcagacaacagaataagggtgactttaaagaataaactgtacttattggataaaccaaaaattctgaaaattttatagaaagaatatatatgagtctagtttcagggaaaattagcggatcttaatttggagttctatagctccggatataaataatttagtgattatgacgcagatagacaacttgaatattcataaaagtaaataataaaaattatagataatgttacttacaagtgtgtatATACACTaaagatgtggaatggagaggaggaggaggaaaaatatgtatgaatatttatctagcatggctaatttgcatattttaggctcagggactaaattgaataaatgtaaaactttatgggcaattttgtaaaaaatgtcaaaaatgaccaaattgcatgaaatggattattttattatttaaattataaaattgaatgaaattattaatttagttcaagatcgggggaaaacatgttttagggattaaattgaaaagtgttgaaatcatggaaaattatgatattttatagaattcatggactgttatcaatatgtatgagaataatagctggaaataaggattaaattgcaagaattttattttcctgaccctaaggatgaaatcgtcattaattaaaagtttaggggcaaaatggtaattttgcctagagcattaattaaatgcattagaatatgaaatgaatgaaaatgatgatcaaatttatttataaagatccggaagactcaaatacgagacttgatcgaggaaaagaaaagatatcagattaatgaaattataaacacaaacaagcaatgaagtaagtttgtgtaacttgaattgtatttttaaatgcttgaaatatgtggttatgtgatgaaaatatgatttgaatttcaattcatgataattgatgaaatattgataatactcgatataaattgaaaataaatcccggttgaatggaatggaattcgatggatcattggaaaaaggaattgacggtaaaaaggatctagccgaacgggtgatcctattctgatatagccctcccaaagaatacgtataaaatggatttagcccggacgggtaatccgaattagggtctgaatttagcctggactggtaattcagatccaagctcattagagtaattgtcgttgcaagggatttagcctggactggtaatcccgacaatactctatgagtttatattacaggggatttagcctggactggtaatcccgctgtaaggatgaggttcgcaggagtgtgctttctgaaatgaaatgtgtaagaccatggttgaaagataccatggcaacgtggcatgaaatgaataagaccatggttgaaagacaccatggaaacatgatatgaaatgtgtaagaccatggttgaaagacaccatggcaacacgatatgaaatgtgtaagaccatggttgaaagataccatggcaacatgatataaaatgtgtaagaccatggttgaaagacaccatggcaacatgatatgaaatgtgtaaaaccatggttgaaagataccaagGCAACAggatataaaatgtgtaagaccatggttgaaagataccatggcaacatgacgggaatgaataagaccatggttgaaagataacATGGCAATGTaacatgaaatgaacaagaccatggttgaaagataccatggaaacctgacagaaaatgagtaagaccatagttgaaagacactatggcatcatgtcgaagataaataagaccgtggatgggagatgctatgacatcagttgaacaattgatattcaagtaatatgtatcagatgatgaatggttatatgaaatggttctgtgaaatgtttacaagaattggtcatatggaaatatatgtacaaaatagttgaatgaaataattacgaagatagataaatgaaataagtataggtacatggaatttaatttatgttaattttaatatgagctattaccgaaataaatatacataaaatatatggaaattatgGTGCATGAAATAAtgatataacgaaatgaatgatatgcttatgaagaaacagtaagagaataatatgtctcgtgacatgtacatatatgattatcttgaaatgttgatacaaggaaattatgtaagtaaaagcaattattaaactcaagtgtgacacgTCGAGAaattaagtatatcaatgttgaatttatatgaaatatgtactagTATACTAACAATATTGTTGTATCAAAGCGGTAATTGTATCAAAATCGTGTAAATGAAATGATAAACAATTTCACCATAGGGTAAAGGGTCTCACCCTTCACAACATCCTTAAGTTATTGATCCTTCGAATCTATTCTCAACAATAATGTTATATATTTACAAGTTTATTACTATTAATTTAttctgattttttaaaaataaaaatatgccaattttaatatataaaattactaaataatTATTTAGGTTGAGACAAATTAGATTAATATTTCTAGAAAATTCAATAGAATAAATTTAGATCATGAttaaattagaattagaattagataattaaagaagaaagaagtttgaatttgaaaataaaaataaaaaattaaaaatctcgCTGAGACCTAACCTACTTTAATACGATATTTTGAGTATTTAATGAGGGCCCAACATTTTAGGGATTGCTCATATAAATGTCAAACCTTTCAAAATGGTCATATAAAGGTTAAcctttacaaaaatatttaaataaaggcTTTTCATGCACATCAgcttaatttttagtaaaaattaagTGAATGTTGATGTGTTTAGAATAGAACACATGACAACTAAATAAGATATtacttgaaatgaaaataaagaaataaaaaaatataatttgaaaccTAATATATATGACATTTGAAAAGCTATTATTTAAGtatttgactattttaaaatgtttgactTTCTTTTGAGTACTTCTATAAAAATATTTGGTTCTTATATGAATAACGACTAAAAAGTTGGGCCAATCCAATGATTAAGcctatttaatttagtccaaaatgcTTCTATGTTCAATAGTATAGCTTAATCCAAGAGTAATTGAGCAGTAAACTGTTATTTTGGGTTGGATCATAACAGCATTCCATTTTTGCTTAGCCCAAAACCAACAAAATCAAAAGAAAGCCATTTCTTAAAACCCTAGATTCAGAATCTTGTTAAATATAAGTCTTGCTCTCATCGCCGCTTTTAATTGGACAGGAAACCCTCGCTCTTGTAAACACATACAAACCAATAGCAAAATGGCAGAAAGAGGCGGAGGAGAGCGTGGAGCTTTCAGGCGTGGCTTTGGTGGAAGATCCGACCGTGGCCCAAGAGGAAGGCGTCGTGGCCGCAGAGAGGAAGAAGAGAAATGGGTGCCCGTAACTAAGCTTGGGCGTTTGGTAAAAACTGGAAAAATCACGTCCCTTGAGCAAATATACCTCCACTCCCTCCCCATCAAAGAGTACCAAATCATCGACCAACTCGTTGGCCCTTCATTGAAAGATGAGGTCATGAAGATCACTCCAGTCCAGAAACAAACCCGTGCCGGGCAACGTACCCGTTTCAAGGCCTTCGTAGTCGTTGGCGACGGAAATGGGCACGTCGGCTTGGGAGTTAAGTGTAGCAAAGAAGTCGCAACGGCTATAAGAGGGGCGATAATATTGGCGAAATTGTCGGTTATACCGGTGAGGAGAGGGTATTGGGGGAATAAGATTGGAAAGCCTCACACAGTGCCCTGCAAAGTTACTGGGAAATGTGGGTCTGTCACTGTTAGGATGGTGCCCGCTCCGAGAGGTGCCGGTATTGTGGCTGCTAGGGTGCCCAAGAAGGTGCTCCAGTTTGCTGGAATTGAGGATGTTTTTACTTCTTCTAGGGGTTCTACTAAGACGCTTGGTAACTTCGTTAAGGTATTGCCTttcttaatagtattttttttaaaattcttggCTTCTGTTGTTATTAACTATTGATTTTGgatttgtttgtatttatttGGAAATGGGTTTTTATTGTTTgagcaatttttttatttttctaattcttCCATGCTTATCAGTGATTTGTTGACTTTTTATTTAGGTACCAAGATTCTTTACTTGTTATTTGATCAA
This window of the Gossypium hirsutum isolate 1008001.06 chromosome A09, Gossypium_hirsutum_v2.1, whole genome shotgun sequence genome carries:
- the LOC107889330 gene encoding 40S ribosomal protein S2-4; amino-acid sequence: MAERGGGERGAFRRGFGGRSDRGPRGRRRGRREEEEKWVPVTKLGRLVKTGKITSLEQIYLHSLPIKEYQIIDQLVGPSLKDEVMKITPVQKQTRAGQRTRFKAFVVVGDGNGHVGLGVKCSKEVATAIRGAIILAKLSVIPVRRGYWGNKIGKPHTVPCKVTGKCGSVTVRMVPAPRGAGIVAARVPKKVLQFAGIEDVFTSSRGSTKTLGNFVKATFECLLKTYGFLTPDFWKETRFARSPFQEYTDLLGKPAKTLVLEDAERVDV